Proteins encoded within one genomic window of uncultured Desulfobacter sp.:
- the thiS gene encoding sulfur carrier protein ThiS: MNIFVNGEQESIEPCNLAQFIALKKLDAGALVVELNQQIIKQEFWPTTELQDEDRLEMLSFVGGG, from the coding sequence ATGAATATTTTTGTCAACGGAGAACAGGAAAGTATAGAACCCTGCAATTTGGCACAGTTCATTGCCTTGAAAAAGCTCGATGCAGGGGCGCTGGTTGTTGAACTCAACCAGCAAATCATCAAACAGGAATTTTGGCCGACCACTGAACTTCAGGACGAAGATCGCCTGGAGATGCTCAGTTTTGTCGGAGGAGGCTGA
- the dapF gene encoding diaminopimelate epimerase, producing the protein MRIDFWKMHGIGNDFIMLDDRNKAIAGYIHYSDLAVKLCHRRFGIGADGIILARNSDTHDIRFVIINSDGSEPEMCGNGMRCFAKYLYENNILVKDEMKVQTLAGTVVPRIEKTQGGQVESVCVDMGVPKLVPDQIPFVHEGDTAFEVPIETAQGALSVSCVSMGNPHAVIFVNDLSFVDIETIGPMVENHPRFPEKTNVEFIEVVSESQLKMRVWERGAGVTLACGTGACAAVTAAHMSKRVGRQVGVHLDGGDLDISWDGAGKHIFKTGPAQTVFKGNIEI; encoded by the coding sequence ATGCGTATCGATTTCTGGAAAATGCATGGTATCGGCAATGATTTTATTATGCTTGATGACCGGAATAAGGCCATTGCCGGGTATATTCATTATTCGGATCTGGCTGTGAAGCTGTGCCACCGCAGATTCGGCATCGGCGCCGACGGGATTATCCTGGCCCGAAATTCCGACACCCATGATATCCGGTTTGTGATCATCAATTCAGACGGGTCTGAACCTGAGATGTGCGGTAATGGTATGCGCTGTTTTGCTAAATATCTGTACGAGAATAATATTCTTGTCAAAGATGAAATGAAGGTTCAGACTTTGGCCGGAACCGTGGTGCCCCGGATTGAAAAAACACAAGGCGGACAGGTGGAATCCGTTTGTGTGGATATGGGCGTACCCAAGCTGGTTCCGGACCAGATCCCGTTTGTTCATGAAGGTGATACGGCCTTTGAAGTACCCATTGAAACAGCCCAGGGCGCCCTGTCCGTTTCCTGCGTCTCCATGGGAAACCCGCATGCCGTGATCTTTGTGAATGATTTGTCATTCGTGGATATTGAAACCATTGGCCCCATGGTGGAAAACCATCCCCGTTTTCCTGAAAAAACCAATGTGGAGTTCATTGAGGTCGTCTCGGAGAGCCAACTAAAAATGCGGGTGTGGGAGCGCGGCGCCGGGGTAACGCTTGCCTGCGGCACCGGGGCATGCGCTGCGGTTACGGCTGCCCATATGTCAAAACGGGTAGGGCGGCAGGTGGGTGTTCATCTGGATGGCGGGGATCTGGATATTTCATGGGATGGCGCCGGTAAACATATTTTTAAAACCGGGCCAGCCCAGACCGTTTTTAAAGGGAATATTGAAATTTAA